GCTGCAGCTGCAGGAGTGAAAGTGGCAAAACACGGCAACAGAGCAGTATCAAGTAAAAGTGGGAGTGCAGATGTACTTGAAAAGTTAGGCTTTAATATAAATTTAGAACCAAAATATGCTTCCAATTGTATTGATAAAAACGGTATGGCATTCTTGTTTGCTCAAAAGTACCACCGTGCAATGAAAAATGTAGCCGGTCCAAGAAAACAATTGGGTATAAGAACTGTATTTAATTTATTAGGTCCTCTTACGAATCCAGCTTTTGTAAAAGGCCAGGTACTTGGAGTATATGATAAGAATTTGACTCACACAGCTGCAAAAGTACTTTCAAACTTAGGTTGTGAAAGAGCTATGGTAGTTTGCGGAGAAGATGGACTTGATGAAATAACTAATACCTCTAACACCTATGTGAGTGAATTAAAGGATGGAAAAATATCAGATTATAAAATAAATCCAGAAGATTTTGAAATTAATGTATGCAGTATGGATGACATAAAAGGATATACTGCTGAAGAAAATGCAGCACTTATACGTAAAATCTTTCAAGGAGAAAAAGGTGCTAGAAGAGATATTGTAGTTTTAAACAGTGCAGCAGCTTTATATGTAGGAAAAGCATGTGAAAGCATGGAAGAAGGAGTGAAGATGGCAGAAGGCATTATAGATTCTAAAAAAGCTTATGAAAAGATGAATGAACTCATAAAGTGCAGTAATAATTTTTAGGAGGCATGAAAAAATGATACTTGATGAAATAGTGAAAGCTAAAAGGCCTCAATTGGAACTTGAAAAACAAAATATGCCTCTTACTAAAATAATAGAAGGATGCAGCAGTAAAGTTACAAGAGATTTTAAAAAACTACTTGGCAAAGAAGAAATATCTATTATTGCAGAGATAAAGAAAGCATCACCTTCAAAAGGTATTATTGTAGAAGATTTTGATCCTGCCAGCATAGCCCAAATATATGAAAGCATAGATATAGATGCAGTGTCTGTACTTACAGAAAAAAATTTCTTTAAGGGAAGTGACAAATACATAAGCAAAGTAAAAGTGGCAAATTCAAAGCCCATTTTAAGAAAGGATTTTATAATTGATACCTATCAAATATATCAATCCAAATTTATAGGTGCAGATGCTATTTTGCTTATAACAGCCATCTTAAAAGATAAATTAAAAGATTATTACAATTTGGCACAAAGTATTGGACTTCAATGTCTGGTGGAAGTCCATGATGAAAAAGAACTTGAAATTGCACTTGAAGCTGGATGTTCCATTGTAGGAATTAACAATAGAAACTTAAAAGATTTTACAGAAGACTTGAAAAATACAGAAAGAATTATAAAGAAAATACCAGATCAAGTTTTAGTAGTTTCTGAAAGTGCTATAAAGACTCCAGAAGATATAAGGTACTTGAAAGGTTTAAGTGTAAGTGCAGTGCTTATAGGAGAAACTTTTATGAGAAATATTAAAGATGAGTACAAATTAAGAGATTTTATAAAACAGTCCAAGTTTTGAAAAGGGTGAATTTATGACATTAGTAAAGATATGTGGTATAAGGCAAGTTGAAGATGTGAAAATTTTAAACAAGCTCCTCCCAGATTATGCCGGATTTGTGTTTTGTGAAAGTAAAAGGCAGGTTACTTTAAAATTAGCAGAAGAGCTTATTAAAAATTTAGATAAAAAAATAAGGCCAGTGGGAGTTTTTCAAAACAATAGTTTGGAAGAAGTGAAAAATACAGCAGAAATGTTGAAGTTAGATGTAATCCAGCTTCATGGAAGGGAAGATGAAAGTTATATAAAAAGTTTGTATCCATTTAAAATATGGAAAAGCATGAGCATTGAGGTAAAAGCTTCATTAGAAAATTTAAAAGACAAGATAGATAAAATACCAAATTGTAATGTGGAAGCAGTACTTGTAGATAGTAGTATAGGTGGAAAAACTGGAGGTACAGGTACAAGTTTTAATTGGAATGTATTAGAAAACTTAAATATAAATAAGAAATTGGTACTGGCAGGGGGGCTTAATCCAGATAACATAAATACTGCTTTAGAATGTGTGAAACCCTATGCAGTAGACGTATCTAGCGGGGTTGAAGAAAATGGTGTAAAGAGTTTTGAAAAAATAGATCAATTTATAAAGAAAGTGAGGAATTTTTAATGGATGGAAGATTTGGAAAATTTGGAGGACAGTATGTACCAGAAACAATAATGAATGCAGTTATGCAGCTTGAAATGGAGTTTAATAAAGCAATAAAAGATGAAAAATTTATAGAGGAATATAGGTACTACCTTAAAGATTATGTGGGAAGAGAAAATCCACTGTATTTTGCAAAGAACTTTACTGAAAAATTAGGCGGAGCAAAAATATATCTTAAAAGAGAAGACTTAAATCATACGGGAGCACATAAAATAAACAATGCACTAGGGCAGGTGCTCCTTGCAAGGAGAATGGGTAAAAAAAGGGTTATAGCTGAAACAGGAGCTGGACAGCATGGGGTAGCTACAGCTACGGCAGCTGCTATCTTTGGCATGGAATGTGAAGTATTTATGGGTGAAGAAGACATAAGAAGACAAGCTCTTAATGTATTTAAAATGAAAATATTAGGATCAAAAGTAACATCTGTAACTTCGGGAACGGGAACCTTAAAGGATGCTGTAAATGAAGCTATGAGAAATTGGGTGTCAAATATAGAAGATACCTTTTATGTAATAGGTTCTGTAATGGGACCACATCCTTATCCAACTATGGTTAGAGATTTTCAAAGGGTAATTGGAGATGAAGCTAGAAAGCAGATTCTGGAAAAGGAAGGAAGACTTCCTGATTATGTCATAGCTTGTGTAGGCGGTGGAAGCAATTCCATGGGAATTTTTTATCCCTTTGTAGAAGATACTTCTGTAAATTTGGTAGGAGTAGAGGCTGCAGGAAAAGGACTTGATACAGATGAACATGCAGCTACTATATCAAAGGGCTCTGTAGGGGTAATTCACGGTATGATGACTTACGTACTTCAAGATGAGGATGGTCAAATACTTCCTGCTTATTCTATATCAGCAGGACTTGATTATCCGGGAATAGGACCGGAACATGCATATTATCATGATATAAAAAGGGCAACTTATGAATCAGCTACAGATAAAGAAGCAGTGAATGCATTTACTTACCTGTCACAGGTTGAGGGAATAATTCCAGCACTTGAAAGCTCTCATGCACTGGCTTATGCAATGAAGCTTGCTCCAAAACTCAGTAAGGATAAAATAATCATTGTAAATTTATCAGGAAGAGGAGACAAGGATATAAACACTATAGCTAATATAATGGGGGTGGAATTATAATGAATAGAATAGATTTAAAGTTTTCAAAGCTAAAGGAAAGAGGAGAAAAAGCTCTAATACCATTTATAACTTCTGGAGATCCAGATTTAGGCACTACTGTAGAATTAGTAATTGCAATGGAGGAGGCAGGAGCAGATATAATAGAACTTGGAATACCTTATTCAGATCCTCTGGCAGATGGACCTACTATACAGGCATCTTCAAATAGATCCCTTAAAGGCGGAACGAAAATAGTAGGTATAATGGATACAGTGAAAAAGATAAGAGAAAAAACAGAAGTACCTCTTGTGTATCTTGTTTACTATAACTCTATATTCAAGTATGGCATGGAAAAGTTTATAAGAGAGTGCAGCCAGTGCGGAGTAGATGGTATTATAATACCAGATCTCCCTATAGAAGAGAGAAAGGACATCGCAGCTATTGGAAAAGAATATAATGTACATCTTATTCCACTAGTAGCACCTACTTCAAAGGAGAGAATAAAAAAGATAGTAAAAGATGCGGGTGGATTTGTATACTGTGTTTCTGTAAATGGTGTTACAGGTACAAGAAGCAGTATAAATACTGATATTGAGGAATATATGAATATAATTTCAACTTATACAGACGTTCCAAAAGCACTTGGATTTGGAATATCCTCAGCAGAAATGGCTGCAGAATTCAAGCCTTATTGTGAAGGCATAATTGTGGGAAGTGCAGTAATTAAAAAGATAGAAGCTGGAAAAAGTAAAGAAGATATAATTAAAAATGTAAAAAAGTTTATTAAAGAATTAAAATTAGCTTAATGCAAAAAATGCTATTTTCACATTGTTAATAAATTTGACACTCAAATAACATATTTGTAATGTAAATTTAATTAGAATTAGATTATTCATATTTGCTTGAAAGAAGGTTGGTATAGTGAATAAAAAAATTAAATTTACAAGAGAAAGTATTTTGTTATCATTAATTTTAATATTATCTGCGGTGTTGAATTTTGCTAATTTGGGTATAGAAGGAAATGCAAATACTTTTTATGCTGCAGGTGTAAAAAGTATGATGATGAATTTTAAAAATTTCTTTTTTGCATCTTTTGACCCAGCAGGTTTTGTAACCATTGATAAGCCACCTTTAGGCTTTTGGATTCAAACTATATCTGCAAAAATATTTGGATTTAGTGGATGGAGTATAATTCTTCCACAGGCTCTTGCAGGAGTAATTTCTGTTGCAATTATATATTTTATTGTTAAAAGATCTTTTGGAGCTTCAGCAGGACTTATTGCAGCATTGTGCCTTGCAGTAACACCAATATCTGTAGCAGCAGCTAGAAATAATACTATTGATAATTTGCTAGTTATGTTTTTATTGTTAGCATGTTTAGCTGCACAGATAGCTGCTGAAAGAGGCAAAATTAGTTATCTCATATTGAGTTTGGTTCTTATAGGCATAGGATTCAACATAAAAATGGTTGAAGCCTATATGGTAGCACCTGCTGTATATATAACATATCTTCTTGCTTCTACTATGAGTTTTAAGAAGAAAATAAAGGATCTTATCTTAGGTACAGTTGTACTTTTAGTAGTATCACTATCCTGGGCTATAGTTGTAGACTTGGTGCCAGCAAGCAGCAGACCTTACATAGGAAGCAGTACCAATAATACAGTTATGCAGCTTATAATAGGTCATAACGGATTAGAAAGAATTGGAATAAACGGAAGAAATGCTGATAAAGGTGAAAAACAGCAGGGAACATTAAAAAATGAATTTAATAAAAACAATATTAAAAGAACAGCAGGCTTAGGTGACTTTAGAAACAGATCTAATGGATCAAATAAAAATAAGTCATATGTTAATAATGCACAAGGCGGTATGAGATCTAACTCAAAGTCCGGTATTTTTAGATTATTTGGTAATGGCAATATGTCAGATCAAATATCATGGTTTTTATTATTTGCTGTGATTGGATTTATTGCTGCAGCCATAAAGGAAAAGTTAAAGGCTCCTTTTGATAGTAAAAGAAAGTTATCTTTAATATTATGGGTTATGTGGTTATTGACTGAGTTCATATATTTTAGTTTTTCAAAAAATGTAACGCACACATACTATTTAACAACAATGGCACCATCTATTGCAGCTTTGACTGGAATCGGATTGTCAGCTATGTGGACATTTTATAAGGAAGGTGGCTTAAAATCCTGGATTTTACCAATAGGACTTATTGCAAATGGTTGTGCTGAGATACTTATTTTATCTTATAATTATAATAGATCAAATGGATACAAGATTGTAATTATAATAACAGGGGTTTTGTGCATTCTATCTTCACTAATATTATGTATAATTAATTTAATTAGAAGTAAAGAGAAAAGTTCAGGTTTTAGTAATAATACAGCATTAAGTAAAACACTGGCTAGTATTGCTTTTATAGGAATTTTAGCTGCTCCTACAGTGTGGTCATTTACTCCAATGATATACAAAATGAATGGAAGCAGTCCGTCAGCTGGATTGGAGCTTGCAAGGAGTAATCAGCAAAGAGATATGGGTAACACCAATAACTCAAAACTCATAAAATTCTTAGAAAATAATAAAACAAATGAAAAGTACCTTGTTGTAGTGCCTTCAGCTAATTCTTATGGTTCGGATTTAATACTTAAAACTGGCCAACCTGTAATGGCACTTGGAGGATTTAGTGGATCAGATCCTATACTTACAGTAGACCAGTTCAAAAAATTAGTTAGTGATGGAGCTGTAAGGTATGTTTTGGTAAGTTCAGGTAATGGCAGAGGCTTTATGGGTTTCGGGGGTTCTGGAAGCAGTTCGAATAATGATATTGCTAATTGGATTAAGAAAAATGGAAAGGTTGTTCCAGATAGTAAATGGAATAATTCTAATACGTCCAAGAACAAGGCTGAAAATCAGAGAACTAATGGATTTGGCGGAGAAAACAATTCTATGAAATTATATGATTTAAGTAAATGAGGCAAAATGGAGGTATTGAAGTAAAATAAACAGAGTTCTTGGCATAAGATGGAGTTTTGACTCCACCTTATGCTTATTAAAATGAAAGTAAACTTCATTTATAAACTTCATTTTTTCAGCCATTTAATTTATTTTTAATACAGCTTTAATAACTTTACCATTGTGAGAGTCTTCAAAAGCTTTGTTAATATCTTCAAAATCATAGAATTTAATTAATTTATCAAATGGAAATTTGCCTTCTTTATAGTATTGAATTAATTGAGGAATAAATAACTTTGGAATAGAATCACCTTCTACAATCCCAATTAGAGATTTTGCTTCACCCATTAATTCTTCTTGTACGTTAATGGTCAAATCTCCAGTTGCTCCCAAAACTACTGCAGTACCTAAGAAACGAACACAAGCAAGAGCTTTCTTTACAAAATCACCAACTCCAGTGGTATCAATTGCATAGTGGCATCCTCCATTTGTGATTTTCTTAATTTCACTAACTATATCATCAGTTTCTTTTCTGTTTATAGTATGAGTTGCTCCAAGCTCTTTTGCAAGTCCTAAACTGCTTGGATTTCCTCCTACTGCAATAATTTTTGAACATCCTGTAATTTTAGCTGCCATAATAGCACTCATTCCTACAGTTCCACATCCAAATACCGCAATAGTAGAACCAAATTTTGGATTTAATCTATTTAATACAGCACCTGCACCTGTTTGAATGCCACACCCTAGGGGTCCCACCAATGCAAGATCTATATCATCATCAACCTTTATTGCACTGTTTTGATTTACCACTGCATAAGTTGCAAAGGAGGATTGTCCAAAGAATGAAGATATTTCTTTTCCATTTTGTGAAAGTCTCTTTGTACCATCACTCATAACACCACCAAAATTAATTGCATTAAAATTCTCACATGCATGTTGATGTGCACTTAGACAGTTTTCACAATGTCCACAAAACCCAAAGGAAAACCCAACATGGTCACCCTTTTTAAAGTCAGTAACACTACTACCAACCTCTTCTACAATACCACAACCTTCATGTCCAAATACTGCTGGTAAAGGTACCGGAATTGCTTGTAGTTTTGAAACTTCATCAGTATGACAAACACCACTTGATACTATTTTTACAAGTATTTCATCTGCCTTTGGTGCTGCTAATTCTATCTCTTCAATTTTAAAATCTTGTCCTTTTTCATGAACTACTGCCGCTTTTATTTTCATAATAATCCCCTTTCTTTAAATATCTAGTGCACGATAGTATCCGTTTGTAACTGCATCAACAACACGACCCGGCTTGATACAGTCACCTGTTTCAAATACACGTGGTGCTGCGTTATAGAAGCTGTCTGCAACTGCACGGTCAGCTTTCATACCTGCTGTTAACAAAATGCTGTCAGCCTCAAAAGTAACTTCACCATCGGTTGTCTCACAGACAAGTCCTTCAGCTGTAACAGCCTTTGCCTTTGTATTTACATTAATCTTGATATTGCTGCCCCGCATTGCCCTTACCATTGCATTTTTGTGCATAAAGTAAGAATCTGCTGCCCAGTCGCTTTTCATCTCAACGATTGTAACATCCTTTCCAAGGCTATTCAGATAAATTGCAGATTCGCATCCAACAAGACCTCCGCCAAGGATAACAACCTTGTGTCCAAGTGCAGGAGCTTTTTGATGAAGGACTTCAAGACCAACAACTTTCTTATTATCAATTCCAGGGATTGGTGGAACAATCGGTTTAGCTCCAATAGCTGTAATAATGACATCAGCATTCTCTGCTGCAGCCTGCTCGGCAGTAAGCTCTGTATTCAAACAAACCTCAACGCCTGATTTTTCCAAACGTCCTTTTAATACGTTTACAAAGTTGAACATATCCTTCTTAAAAGGAATATATTGTTCAGAAAGAAGCTGTCCGCCAAGTTCACTGCTCTTTTCATAAAGAGTAACAGAATGGCCACGATCAGCGGCTGTAATAGCTGCTTCCATACCGCCTGGACCACCGCCAACTACGATAACTTTCTTTGGCGTTGTGACTGGGAATGCATGTTTATTTTCCAGTTCATTACCAATAATTGGATTTAGTGCGCAACAGAATGTTCTATTTGTTAAATAATTGAAGAAACAGGTATAGCAGCGGCAGCAGCGATTAATATCATTTGCATTTCCTGAAAATGCTTTCTCCGGGAAATATGGATCAGCCAGTGATTGACGTGCAATTTGTATGATATCTGCTTTTCCTGAAGCAATAATTTCTTCCATCATGTCCGGATCATTTAGTCCACCTAATGTAGCAACCGGTGTCTTCACGTGCTTTTTAATCTCAGACGCAAGATATACATTATATCCATGTTCAATAAACATAGATGGGTGAGTAAGTGTAAATACCTCTGGATCCTCATGAATACCGGCAGAAACATGGATAATATCCACCTTTCCATCCAGCATTTTGGCCATCTTTATGCCTTCTTCGATTGTGTATCCATCTTTCGTATACTCTGCTCCACTCATACGGAATTCAATTGGATAATTAGGTCCAACAGCTTCACGTACTTTTTCTATTACCAGTAGTGGAAAACGCATACGATTCTCCAGACTGCCTCCCCATTTATCTGTTCTGTGATTCATGGTTGGAGAGCTGAACTGACCAAGCAGCCATCCATGACCACCATGGATAAGTACCATGTCAAAGCCAGCTTCTTTCACTAGCTTTGCACCTTTAGCAAAACAATCCGCAACTCTATAGATATCCTCATCTGTCATGCTGCGAACCTGAAGTCCTTCTGGATTTATTTCATCATTGGGCCCAATTAATGTGCCATCAGCATTGCCATGACTACGGGCATTGCCATATTTTCCTCCGTGGGCGAGTTCCATTACTGCATTACAATTGTGACGATGCATGGCGTTTGCAGCTTCCTTAAGTGAAGGGAGAGACATTATGTCATAGAGCTTTATTTCCTTTGTGTGTGTACGACCAATAGCATCTACAATACCAAGACCAATGGCTACACTGGCAAGACCACCGCGTGCACGATTTTCATGGAATGCGATTTCTTCTTTCCTCATATTACAGTCTGCACCTAATTCCGGGTTGGACATAGGCGCACCAAAAATTCTGTTTTTAAAAGTAACTCCATTAATCTTAATAGGACTGGCAAGATATGGATAATATTTGTTTTTCATATCCTTTTCCTCCTTTTTTATCTAAGTTTGATAATTTCTTGACACATTAAGTATATATGATAAAATTAAGACAAAAAAGAAGAAAAATTATTGTATATCTACAACCAAAAGGTTGCATGTAGAAGATTGCTTCATGAACATTTGCAATTTTTAATTATAGTTGTGCTATTTTCTATAAGAAATTTATTATACAATGTGTGATAATTTATTATATTTAAAAAAGTTATAAAGGAGGATGAGTTATGACATTCAGACAAATGGAAGTCTTTATAGAAGTATGTGAGTGTAAAAGTATCAATAAAGCATCTGCGGTATATCATGTGTCCCAGCAAGGCATATCCAAAATAGTCCGAGAACTGGAAAAAGAGCTGGGATGCCAACTGCTTTACAGAAATAGAAATGGAGTATCTCCCACAAAATATGGTGCGTATTTTCTGGATGAATGTCGTATTATTCTGGAACGAAAAAAATATATGTATTCCCATATTTCTCAGATAAAAGATGTGCCTCAGGAAACCATTTTTCTTGGTATGGCCTTTGGCGTAATTTCTGTACTGCCTTATAAATTGATTACAGATTTTGAGAATACACATCCACACGTGAATATTGAATATTCAGATCATGCAGACTTTTATTTGGAAGAACTTTTGAAAAAAGATGAATATGATTTCTGTATTACAACTGGTGTTACAGATGCAGACCGCTTTTCTGCTGAATGTTTAATGCAAGAACATACATATTTGTGTATTCCGTGGACACACGAATTATACCACAAAAAACATATCCAGATAAATGATTTGAACTGTCAACGATATGCCATGTTTAACACACAATTTCACATACGCCACAATTTCGTTGCGACTTGTCGAAATGCAGGATTTAACCCAATTATTGATATATCATCTGGTGATTTCAACTCCTTAAGAGAGATTGCACAACATAATAACCTTCTGTTTGTTGTTCCGGAACATACCATACGTTCGGATGATTCCAAACTCAGATATTATAAATTCCCGGATGATAACTTTAGCTGGAACGTATATTTTGTAAAGAAAAAAAACAAAGTGCTAACTGAAAATATGTTGGCATTTTATCGATATATAAAACAACAACTTCCTAAACTCAACAATCATGAGGTACAATAGTTTTCCATGATCTTAATGAATAGCAAGCTCAACCTTTTAAATATCCCTTGTACCTATTGAGGCCACTGAAAAACTTTAGTTTTTTAGTGGCCTGCTTTTATTAGCTGTATTTTTTTGAAAAAGTACTTGATAACATTTAGTAATATGTCTTATAATATAGTAAAGAACTATATTTATATTATGATGTACTTTTAAAGATGAACTAATTTAGTTAGGAGTGCTGCTCTAATGGAATTTGAAAAGGAATTATTAAAAGGCTATATTGACATAATCGTTTTATCAGTTTTAAAACATAAAGATATGTACGGGTATGAAATAGGAAAAACAATAAAACAGGAAAATAAAAACTTTGAAATGAAGGAAGCAACTTTATATGTATCCTTAAAAAGAATGGAAAAGAGAAATTACCTGGAAGGATACTGGAATGACGATGAAAATAGTGGCGGTGGAAGAAGACGCTATTACAGAATTACACAAGAAGGTTTGAATTTTTTCGGAGAAAAAGTTCAGGAGTGGAGGGTTCTTAGGGAATTATTAGATCATTTTTTGGGGGTGAATATTAATGAATAAAATTGATTTGTATGTAAAACGTATTTGCAGCAAATTCAATGGATCTGACAAAGATATCCAAATACTTAAGGAGGAACTGACATCAAACCTGAATGATGAGGTGTCAGAGCTTCAAAATCAAGGTCTCAGTGAAGAGGAAAGTATACAAATTGCTTTAAAAAATTTTGGCGAAGAAAACAATGTTATTTTAGAAATGAACAGCATATGGATAAGAAAAAGTGAGGTTACTTTGAAGATTATAAAAACGGCAATTGCAATTTTCATAATTGGATGTGTTTTCCTTGCAATTCACATCGCTTTTAATAATGACAGTGTTATTTTTCAAAATTTTACTTCTTTACTTTTTAACATTTCTTGGATTATTGGGTGCATTGCTTTTTACCAACACATTAATATTGAGAACAAAAGCGGATTTTTAGCTCTAATAGTCCTATGTGATATCGTTTTTAGCGGATTTTTTGTTTGTTGTATACTTTTTCCAAATAACATAAAAGAAACCTTACTCATTATATTCGGTATTGTAT
The genomic region above belongs to Clostridium sp. AWRP and contains:
- a CDS encoding permease prefix domain 1-containing protein, producing MNKIDLYVKRICSKFNGSDKDIQILKEELTSNLNDEVSELQNQGLSEEESIQIALKNFGEENNVILEMNSIWIRKSEVTLKIIKTAIAIFIIGCVFLAIHIAFNNDSVIFQNFTSLLFNISWIIGCIAFYQHINIENKSGFLALIVLCDIVFSGFFVCCILFPNNIKETLLIIFGIVLITVLAMKVYFIKNKL